Proteins from a genomic interval of Betta splendens chromosome 10, fBetSpl5.4, whole genome shotgun sequence:
- the rnaseh2c gene encoding ribonuclease H2 subunit C, with protein sequence MSCNTSVTHVRVSSVSQAQGVPVHLMPCEIEHNGPAEVSQYFTATTKDHKHEKTVSFRGRGLKGQEIRCPEGYTGLVLKEISKPGSDQEDRTVKVSSVFDKLTYWNLETPPNSDDTVVLAMDWPKMAEAIHGPVED encoded by the exons ATGTCCTGTAACACCAGTGTTACTCACGTTCGTGTGTCGTCTGTGAGCCAGGCGCAGGGGGTGCCAGTCCACCTAATGCCATGTGAGATTGAACACAATGGTCCGGCAGAGGTGTCACAGTATTTTACTGCTACCACAAAAGACCACAAGCATG AGAAGACTGTGTCATTCAGGGGTCGCGGGCTGAAGGGGCAGGAAATCAGATGTCCTGAGGGCTACACTGGTCTGGTGCTGAAAGAGATTAGCAAGCCCGGCTCTGACCAAGAG GATAGGACAGTGAAAGTGTCCTCTGTATTTGACAAGCTGACATACTGGAACCTAGAGACTCCTCCAAATTCTGATGATACAGTTGTGCTGGCAATGGATTGGCCTAAGATGGCTGAGGCG ATCCATGGTCCAGTAGAAGACTGA
- the zbtb3 gene encoding zinc finger and BTB domain-containing protein 3 isoform X1, protein MEFPQHSQQLLSALRSQRQRGFLCDCTVLVGSHHFLAHRAVLASCSPFFHMFYSDSPGGNGGNGANCSVTLDSDIVTAAAFSLLLDFVYEGVLQLDETPPLEDILAAASFLHMNEVVRVCKRRLQRRGPLAEADSTRSEESTSERKVTQTGREGGSLDGAEPVVPMAGDHLNGVAMAAPLSTVSIVAERSHMESVKSEQRTGGGSSQARIQTPLSPDLADTTQPGMDVPPLPAGGELVQGLMTGQSAAASGGHIRLRKGGQGDRLALCSPCSTTETYSHSSNQQPSSSSSSSLVLLNQTSGRTAGAFSQSESKISPSPLQDSLQLSHNSDLLKNPLETEQRGTSSGGQQMVMLLQASVLTSHSQANPTDSPLQRVHPKIRIQSAVSLQRQSSDFQTSSQTSSLTGNERCSPANRHAKFHSHVSRARTDNSDTENMKVKVEAIVISDEEQEEEKEQSRESEPIMEVDEDFEDDIQEEENSPQFLPSHPQGLLQMTSHSNDYTFSLSPSSSSSGVGPSSHDNAPFPGSIVPPSTAQQHSEPPAYFQDPMGNFVEDVPTCGVCGKTFSCTYTLRRHAIVHTRERPYECRYCYRSYTQSGDLYRHIRKAHDHTLPAKRSKVDMEPSLPPQPPPPPSLS, encoded by the exons ATGGAGTTCCCTCAGCattcccagcagctgctgtcagcgctgCGCTCTCAACGTCAGCGAGGCTTCCTCTGTGACTGCACCGTTCTGGTGGGCTCCCATCATTTCCTTGCTCATCGGGCCGTTTTGGCCTCCTGCTCACCTTTCTTCCACATGTTCTACTCAGACTCTCCAGGGGGAAATGGTGGAAACGGTGCCAACTGCTCGGTTACACTTGACAGCGATATTGTCACGGCTGCTGCGTTTAGCTTGCTGTTGGATTTTGTCTATGAAGGCgtgctgcagctggatgagACTCCTCCACTGGAGGACATACTGGCAGCTGCAAGCTTTTTGCACATGAATGAGGTGGTGCGCGTGTGcaagaggaggctgcagagacgAGGACCTTTGGCTGAGGCAGACAGCACTCGCTCAGAAGAGAGCACTAGTGAGAGGAAGgtaacacagacaggaagggaGGGTGGGAGTCTTGATGGCGCCGAGCCTGTAGTGCCCATGGCAGGAGATCACTTGAAtggtgttgccatggcagcaccACTCTCAACAGTGTCCATAGTGGCAGAGAGGAGTCACATGGAGTCAGTGAAGTCTGAGCAAAGGACTGGTGGGGGGTCATCACAAGCACGAATTCAGACTCCTCTGAGCCCTGACCTTGCTGACACCACCCAGCCAGGCATGGATGtccctcctctgcctgcaggaggagagctgGTTCAGGGCCTCATGACAGGccagtctgctgctgcctctggagGTCATATCAGGCTGCGGAAGGGGGGTCAGGGGGATAGATTGGCACTCTGCAGCCCTTGCAGCACCACAGAGACATACAG CCACAGCAGTAACCAGCAGCCCTCGTCGTCATCGTCTTCTTCCCTGGTCTTGCTGAACCAAACTAGTGGTCGGACAGCAGGGGCATTTTCCCAGTCAGAATCCAAAATCTCCCCCAGCCCACTTCAGGACTCACTACAATTGTCCCATAACAGTGACCTACTTAAAAACCCCTTAGAGACCGAACAGAGAGGCACTTCAAGTGGAGGACAGCAGATGGTTATGTTACTCCAGGCCTCAGTGCTCACCTCCCACTCACAAGCCAACCCCACAGACTCCCCACTACAACGTGTGCATCCCAAAATCCGAATCCAGAGCGCTGTGTCACTTCAGCGCCAAAGCTCAGACTTCCAGACGTCTTCTCAGACTTCATCTCTAACAGGCAATGAACGATGTTCTCCAGCTAACAGACATGCAAAATTTCACTCTCATGTGAGCAGAGCGAGGACAGACAACAGTGACACAGAAAATATGAAAGTCAAAGTGGAGGCCATTGTGATATctgatgaggagcaggaggaggagaaagagcaaagcagagagagTGAGCCAATAATGGAAGTGGATGAGGACTTTGAAGATGACattcaggaggaggaaaacagcccCCAGTTTCTCCCCTCCCACCCACAGGGGCTCCTACAAATGACTTCACACTCAAATGACTACActttttccctctctccctcctcctcctcctctggtgttGGCCCTTCCTCCCATGACAATGCCCCCTTTCCAGGCTCCATCGTTCCCCCGTCCACAGCTCAGCAGCATTCAGAACCTCCTGCCTACTTCCAGGACCCTATGGGGAACTTTGTTGAAGACGTCCCTACATGTGGAGTCTGTGGAAAGACTTTCTCATGTACATACACACTAAGGCGTCATGCCATCGTGCACACACGAGAGCGCCCTTATGAGTGCCGCTACTGTTACCGCAGCTACACACAGTCAGGCGACCTCTACCGACACATTCGCAAAGCTCATGACCACACACTGCCAGCCAAACGCAGCAAGGTGGACATGGAGCCGTCCCTgccaccacaaccaccaccgccaccatcTCTcagctaa
- the zbtb3 gene encoding zinc finger and BTB domain-containing protein 18 isoform X2 has translation MNEVVRVCKRRLQRRGPLAEADSTRSEESTSERKVTQTGREGGSLDGAEPVVPMAGDHLNGVAMAAPLSTVSIVAERSHMESVKSEQRTGGGSSQARIQTPLSPDLADTTQPGMDVPPLPAGGELVQGLMTGQSAAASGGHIRLRKGGQGDRLALCSPCSTTETYSHSSNQQPSSSSSSSLVLLNQTSGRTAGAFSQSESKISPSPLQDSLQLSHNSDLLKNPLETEQRGTSSGGQQMVMLLQASVLTSHSQANPTDSPLQRVHPKIRIQSAVSLQRQSSDFQTSSQTSSLTGNERCSPANRHAKFHSHVSRARTDNSDTENMKVKVEAIVISDEEQEEEKEQSRESEPIMEVDEDFEDDIQEEENSPQFLPSHPQGLLQMTSHSNDYTFSLSPSSSSSGVGPSSHDNAPFPGSIVPPSTAQQHSEPPAYFQDPMGNFVEDVPTCGVCGKTFSCTYTLRRHAIVHTRERPYECRYCYRSYTQSGDLYRHIRKAHDHTLPAKRSKVDMEPSLPPQPPPPPSLS, from the exons ATGAATGAGGTGGTGCGCGTGTGcaagaggaggctgcagagacgAGGACCTTTGGCTGAGGCAGACAGCACTCGCTCAGAAGAGAGCACTAGTGAGAGGAAGgtaacacagacaggaagggaGGGTGGGAGTCTTGATGGCGCCGAGCCTGTAGTGCCCATGGCAGGAGATCACTTGAAtggtgttgccatggcagcaccACTCTCAACAGTGTCCATAGTGGCAGAGAGGAGTCACATGGAGTCAGTGAAGTCTGAGCAAAGGACTGGTGGGGGGTCATCACAAGCACGAATTCAGACTCCTCTGAGCCCTGACCTTGCTGACACCACCCAGCCAGGCATGGATGtccctcctctgcctgcaggaggagagctgGTTCAGGGCCTCATGACAGGccagtctgctgctgcctctggagGTCATATCAGGCTGCGGAAGGGGGGTCAGGGGGATAGATTGGCACTCTGCAGCCCTTGCAGCACCACAGAGACATACAG CCACAGCAGTAACCAGCAGCCCTCGTCGTCATCGTCTTCTTCCCTGGTCTTGCTGAACCAAACTAGTGGTCGGACAGCAGGGGCATTTTCCCAGTCAGAATCCAAAATCTCCCCCAGCCCACTTCAGGACTCACTACAATTGTCCCATAACAGTGACCTACTTAAAAACCCCTTAGAGACCGAACAGAGAGGCACTTCAAGTGGAGGACAGCAGATGGTTATGTTACTCCAGGCCTCAGTGCTCACCTCCCACTCACAAGCCAACCCCACAGACTCCCCACTACAACGTGTGCATCCCAAAATCCGAATCCAGAGCGCTGTGTCACTTCAGCGCCAAAGCTCAGACTTCCAGACGTCTTCTCAGACTTCATCTCTAACAGGCAATGAACGATGTTCTCCAGCTAACAGACATGCAAAATTTCACTCTCATGTGAGCAGAGCGAGGACAGACAACAGTGACACAGAAAATATGAAAGTCAAAGTGGAGGCCATTGTGATATctgatgaggagcaggaggaggagaaagagcaaagcagagagagTGAGCCAATAATGGAAGTGGATGAGGACTTTGAAGATGACattcaggaggaggaaaacagcccCCAGTTTCTCCCCTCCCACCCACAGGGGCTCCTACAAATGACTTCACACTCAAATGACTACActttttccctctctccctcctcctcctcctctggtgttGGCCCTTCCTCCCATGACAATGCCCCCTTTCCAGGCTCCATCGTTCCCCCGTCCACAGCTCAGCAGCATTCAGAACCTCCTGCCTACTTCCAGGACCCTATGGGGAACTTTGTTGAAGACGTCCCTACATGTGGAGTCTGTGGAAAGACTTTCTCATGTACATACACACTAAGGCGTCATGCCATCGTGCACACACGAGAGCGCCCTTATGAGTGCCGCTACTGTTACCGCAGCTACACACAGTCAGGCGACCTCTACCGACACATTCGCAAAGCTCATGACCACACACTGCCAGCCAAACGCAGCAAGGTGGACATGGAGCCGTCCCTgccaccacaaccaccaccgccaccatcTCTcagctaa
- the trpt1 gene encoding tRNA 2'-phosphotransferase 1 isoform X2: protein MDRGRGGRQRSGRRRRGGEQDRDVHLSKSMSYALCHGANKMGLQMGTDGFVLVEDLLAHPQFHSYSLEDVQRVVTTNDKQRFKLCPHPEDGRLQIRANQGHSVQVTDLELKPVLAASPDCPAEAVHGSYLRNWSSIQQNGLSRMKRTHIHLASGLPEEGGVISGMRTDCDLAVFIDVPKALTDGIKFFWSENGVLLTTGDSDGNLQPKYFSRALRLRPTRSILPLQQQ from the exons ATGGACAGAGGCCgcggagggagacagagaagtGGAAGAAGACGTCGTGGTGGAGAG CAGGACAGAGATGTCCACCTGTCTAAATCCATGTCTTATGCTCTTTGCCATGGAGCCAACAAAATGGGTCTTCAAATGGGCACAG ATGGATTCGTGCTTGTGGAGGATCTCCTGGCTCACCCACAGTTCCACTCATACTCACTGGAAGATGTTCAGAGAGTTGTGACCACAAATGACAAACAGCGCTTTAAGCTCTGCCCTCACCCAGAGGACGGACGCCTGCAGATTAGAGCCAATCAGGGACATTCAGTGCAG GTAACAGATTTGGAGCTGAAACCGGTACTGGCTGCTTCTCCAGACTGTCCTGCTGAGGCCGTTCATGGGTCCTACCTACGCAACTGGAGCTCCATCCAGCAGAATGGCCTGAGCCGCATGAAGAGGACACACATCCACCTGGCGTCAGGCCTGCCAGAGGAGGGTGGTGTCATCAGTg GAATGAGGACAGATTGTGATCTTGCTGTGTTTATTGATGTCCCTAAAGCTCTCACTG ATGGAATTAAGTTCTTCTGGTCGGAAAACGGGGTCTTGCTCACAACAGGAGACTCAGACGGAAACCTTCAGCCTAAATATTTCAGCCGAGCACTAAGACTAAGACCTACAA GGAGCATTCTACCTCTTCAGCAGCAATAA
- the trpt1 gene encoding tRNA 2'-phosphotransferase 1 isoform X3: MDRGRGGRQRSGRRRRGGEDRDVHLSKSMSYALCHGANKMGLQMGTDGFVLVEDLLAHPQFHSYSLEDVQRVVTTNDKQRFKLCPHPEDGRLQIRANQGHSVQVTDLELKPVLAASPDCPAEAVHGSYLRNWSSIQQNGLSRMKRTHIHLASGLPEEGGVISGMRTDCDLAVFIDVPKALTDGIKFFWSENGVLLTTGDSDGNLQPKYFSRALRLRPTRSILPLQQQ, translated from the exons ATGGACAGAGGCCgcggagggagacagagaagtGGAAGAAGACGTCGTGGTGGAGAG GACAGAGATGTCCACCTGTCTAAATCCATGTCTTATGCTCTTTGCCATGGAGCCAACAAAATGGGTCTTCAAATGGGCACAG ATGGATTCGTGCTTGTGGAGGATCTCCTGGCTCACCCACAGTTCCACTCATACTCACTGGAAGATGTTCAGAGAGTTGTGACCACAAATGACAAACAGCGCTTTAAGCTCTGCCCTCACCCAGAGGACGGACGCCTGCAGATTAGAGCCAATCAGGGACATTCAGTGCAG GTAACAGATTTGGAGCTGAAACCGGTACTGGCTGCTTCTCCAGACTGTCCTGCTGAGGCCGTTCATGGGTCCTACCTACGCAACTGGAGCTCCATCCAGCAGAATGGCCTGAGCCGCATGAAGAGGACACACATCCACCTGGCGTCAGGCCTGCCAGAGGAGGGTGGTGTCATCAGTg GAATGAGGACAGATTGTGATCTTGCTGTGTTTATTGATGTCCCTAAAGCTCTCACTG ATGGAATTAAGTTCTTCTGGTCGGAAAACGGGGTCTTGCTCACAACAGGAGACTCAGACGGAAACCTTCAGCCTAAATATTTCAGCCGAGCACTAAGACTAAGACCTACAA GGAGCATTCTACCTCTTCAGCAGCAATAA
- the trpt1 gene encoding tRNA 2'-phosphotransferase 1 isoform X1 — translation MDRGRGGRQRSGRRRRGGEITPVFPQQDRDVHLSKSMSYALCHGANKMGLQMGTDGFVLVEDLLAHPQFHSYSLEDVQRVVTTNDKQRFKLCPHPEDGRLQIRANQGHSVQVTDLELKPVLAASPDCPAEAVHGSYLRNWSSIQQNGLSRMKRTHIHLASGLPEEGGVISGMRTDCDLAVFIDVPKALTDGIKFFWSENGVLLTTGDSDGNLQPKYFSRALRLRPTRSILPLQQQ, via the exons ATGGACAGAGGCCgcggagggagacagagaagtGGAAGAAGACGTCGTGGTGGAGAG ATCACACCTGTCTTTCCCCAGCAGGACAGAGATGTCCACCTGTCTAAATCCATGTCTTATGCTCTTTGCCATGGAGCCAACAAAATGGGTCTTCAAATGGGCACAG ATGGATTCGTGCTTGTGGAGGATCTCCTGGCTCACCCACAGTTCCACTCATACTCACTGGAAGATGTTCAGAGAGTTGTGACCACAAATGACAAACAGCGCTTTAAGCTCTGCCCTCACCCAGAGGACGGACGCCTGCAGATTAGAGCCAATCAGGGACATTCAGTGCAG GTAACAGATTTGGAGCTGAAACCGGTACTGGCTGCTTCTCCAGACTGTCCTGCTGAGGCCGTTCATGGGTCCTACCTACGCAACTGGAGCTCCATCCAGCAGAATGGCCTGAGCCGCATGAAGAGGACACACATCCACCTGGCGTCAGGCCTGCCAGAGGAGGGTGGTGTCATCAGTg GAATGAGGACAGATTGTGATCTTGCTGTGTTTATTGATGTCCCTAAAGCTCTCACTG ATGGAATTAAGTTCTTCTGGTCGGAAAACGGGGTCTTGCTCACAACAGGAGACTCAGACGGAAACCTTCAGCCTAAATATTTCAGCCGAGCACTAAGACTAAGACCTACAA GGAGCATTCTACCTCTTCAGCAGCAATAA
- the fermt3b gene encoding fermitin family homolog 3b — MAAWDLSVIVDDLGNDAPPVTLSVTSDLHIGGVMLKLVEKTQIQRDWSDHALWWEQKQQWLLRTAWSLEKCGIHADARLIFTPQHKPLRLGLPNGTTLRLKACFSSPVFKTVMGICSMLNIRRPEELSLLRPVEEKKKKKDKDLNVEIYDLCDLPLSSASRPCLYNMMPAHFADSPEMEAIYKMLSVTQPPPAPEVIAKQYRPASVVDKAHINGRWLDSSRCLLQQGVQENDRLWLRFKYMTFYELEPKYDVVRLTQLYEQARWAILLEDIDCTEEEMMLFGALQYHISKVSQSEPQLLTTTAAMDDLESALQSLEVKMEGEGSSASEMLENMTAPELSDYLKIFRPKRLTLKGYKQYWFKFQDTSISYFKSKEESIGEPIQQINLKGCEVAPDVNVAAQKFLIRLLIPAPEGMNEVYLRCDNEEQYANWMSACRLASKGKTLADSSFQSEIQSIRSFLAMQKTNSGSHGNVAANEESINTYSLVSPRYHKKYKVKQLTPRILDAYQNIAQLSLTDAVLRFLQIWQALPDFGLSYVVVRFKGSRKDEVLGIAPNRLIRIDLGVGDVVKTWRYNNMKQWNVNWDIRQMAIEFEGNVNIAFSCVTADCKIVHEFIGGYIFMSTRSREKSDVLNEELFHKLTGGHEAL, encoded by the exons agaTCCAGCGTGACTGGTCAGACCATGCACTGTGGtgggagcagaagcagcagtggcTGTTGCGGACAGCTTGGAGTCTGGAGAAATGTGGGATACACGCTGACGCCCGGCTCATCTTTACACCCCAACACAAGCCTCTGAGGCTAGGCCTTCCCAATGGCACGACTCTGAGGCTAAAGGCCTGCTTCTCCAGCCCTGTGTTCAAGACTGTGATGGGCATCTGTAGTATGCTCA ACATCCGACGTCCTGAGGAGCTCTCCCTCCTTCGacctgtggaggaaaaaaagaagaagaaagataAGGACCTAAATGTGGAGATCTACGATCTGTGTGACTTGCCACTCTCCTCAG CGTCCCGGCCCTGTTTGTATAACATGATGCCAGCACACTTTGCCGACTCGCCTGAGATGGAGGCCATCTACAAGATGCTGTCTGTCACTCAGCCTCCGCCCGCCCCGGAGGTCATAGCCAAACAGTACCGGCCAGCCAGCGTGGTGGACAAGGCTCATATCAACGGCAG GTGGCTGGATTCATCCCGATGTCTTCTGCAGCAGGGCGTCCAAGAAAATGACAGACTATGGCTTCGTTTTAAATACATGACGTTCTATGAGCTCGAACCCAAG TATGATGTTGTGCGGCTGACCCAGCTGTATGAGCAGGCCCGCTGGGCCATCCTGCTGGAGGACATCGACTGCACCGAGGAGGAGATGATGCTGTTTGGTGCGCTACAG TACCACATCAGTAAGGTGTCTCAGTCGGAGCCCCAGTTGCTGACCACCACCGCAGCCATGGACGACCTGGAGTCAGCCCTGCAGTCACTGGAGGtcaagatggagggagagggcaGCTCAGCTTCAGAGATGCTG GAAAATATGACTGCTCCAGAACTCAGTGACTACCTGAAGATTTTCAG gcCAAAGAGGCTAACACTGAAGGGTTACAAGCAGTACTGGTTCAAGTTCCAGGATACCTCTATCTCTTATTTCAAAAGCAAAGAGGAGAGCATTGGAGAGCCCATCCAACAGATTAACCTCAAAG GATGTGAGGTGGCTCCAGACGTTAACGTGGCAGCGCAGAAGTTCCTTATCAGGCTCCTGATACCAGCGCCGGAGGGCATGAACGAGGTCTATCTGCGCTGTGACAAT GAGGAGCAGTATGCTAACTGGATGTCTGCGTGTCGGCTGGCCTCCAAAGGCAAGACCCTCGCAGACAGCAGCTTCCAGAGCGAGATACAGAGCATTCGCTCCTTCCTCGCCATGCAAAAAACCAACTCAGGTTCCCATGGTAACGTCGCTGCCAACGAAGAAAGCATCAACACGTACAGTTTAGTGTCGCCACGCTACCACAAGAAGTACAAAGTCAAACAG CTGACCCCTCGTATCCTGGATGCTTACCAGAACATTGCTCAGCTCTCGCTGACAGATGCAGTGTTGCGTTTCCTACAGATCTGGCAGGCCCTGCCTGACTTTGGACTCTCATATGTTGTTGTCag GTTCAAAGGTAGCCGAAAAGACGAGGTTCTGGGGATCGCCCCTAACCGACTGATCCGCATCGACCTGGGAGTGGGAGACGTGGTGAAGACTTGGCGCTACAACAACATGAAGCAGTGGAACGTCAACTGGGACATCAGACAG ATGGCCATCGAGTTCGAAGGCAACGTCAACATTGCTTTCAGCTGTGTGACTGCCGACTGCAAAATTGTTCACGAATTCATTGGAGGCTACATCTTCATGTCGACGCGCAGCCGTGAGAAAAGCGACGTACTCAACGAGGAGCTCTTCCACAAGCTAACCGGGGGCCATGAAGCGCTCTAA